Proteins encoded within one genomic window of Hevea brasiliensis isolate MT/VB/25A 57/8 chromosome 8, ASM3005281v1, whole genome shotgun sequence:
- the LOC131182440 gene encoding arabinogalactan protein 23-like has translation MQPMFFRLQINSILTGRFGLKVFDNFFELFCRSLPNPEMEMKKVACAILFAAASMSAVMAEEAISPAPEPTSAALANLPVVGSLFGASLASFIALYLQ, from the coding sequence ATGCAGCCAATGTTCTTCAGGCTGCAAATAAACTCCATACTCACAGGCAGATTCGGCTTGAAGGTTTTCGATAATTTTTTCGAGCTTTTCTGTCGATCTCTGCCTAACCCGGAAATGGAAATGAAGAAGGTTGCCTGTGCTATCCTCTTCGCTGCCGCCTCCATGAGTGCAGTGATGGCTGAGGAGGCTATTTCTCCTGCCCCAGAACCAACAAGTGCCGCCTTGGCTAACTTGCCGGTTGTTGGATCTTTGTTCGGAGCCTCCCTTGCATCATTCATTGCCCTCTACCtccaataa